GGTTATACTATATGCATGGTTATGAAGAACACAAGAATATTATGCTGGATGTAATCAACTATATTTATCCGGAAGCAGCACAAACAATACAAACTGATGCACCCGCACGTATTGAAACAATTCTTCAAAAATATAGTAAGAATACGCCGGGTGTTAATACACCAGGTAAGGAAAACGGAATGATTTTGCACCTGATCAATCTGACCGGATTTAGTGGGAATACGTATTTCCCTCCATTACCTGTTTATCAAATTAAATTCAAAGTAAAATCAGATTTTAAACCTTCCAGGGTATTTTCAATGACAAGCGGGAAACCTGTTATTCATACCTGGAAAGATGGATTTCTGGAACTTAAAGTTGATAAACTTGAAGCTTTTGACGGTATTGTGATTGATAAATAAGTCATATTTAAGCAACAGGAATATAAATAATAAATGTTGCTCCTTCATCCGGATTGCTGATTGCCGTTATAATCCCAAGATGATTATCAACAATTTTTTTACATATCGCTAAGCCGATTCCTGTTCCTTCGTATGAGTTTTTGTTGTGAAGACGCTGGAAAACCTGAAATATTCTTTCCTTGAATTGCGGATCAAAACCAATTCCATTGTCGGAAAAGGAAAGATAATGATAATCGTTTTCCGGGTTTGCTTCCACATATTCCAAATCTCTTCCCGCAATAATTCCGGCAGTGATGTTGATTTCCGGACGAACACCGTTTTTCACAAATTTTAGTGAATTAGTAATCAGGTTTGTAAATAATTGTTCAAACTGATACACAATTACGTTCAGTGATGGCAAATTCGTAGAAGTGATGATAGCACCTTTCTGCTGAATACTTTCATTCAGCTGCTCTTGTACATTTTGCAATAAAAGATTAAGATCTGTATGCTCAAAATTCTTTTCTACCGCATTCGCTCTTGAAAAAGCCAGCAAATCAACAATGAGCTGCTGCATCCGGGTAGAAGACGCCTGCATCCGGTTAAAATAATCCTTGCCGCGATCCGAAAGATTATTCTTTTCAGTTTCCATGATCCTTGTCGCAAACGTCTGGATTTTACGTAACGGTTCCTGCAAATCGTGACTGGCTACATAAGCAAACTGCCCCAGTTCAATATTTGTACGGATCAATTCATCATTTGTGACCGTCAGCTCCCGTGTACGCTGCTGAACCTTGGCTTCCAGTTCATCAATAAACAATTTACTGTCGTGAATATCCGTGCTCGTCCCAACCCACATCTGAATTACGCCGTCCGTATCTTTTTGAGGAATAGCACGACTTAACTGCCAGCGATATTCTCCATCAAATTTTCGGAAACGATGCTCATGAACAAATTCTTTTCCCGAACCGATCGCTTCCGACCACAGTTGAATATTTATTCCCCGATCATCCGGATGAACCATTTGCAGCCACCCATCTTTTTGAATTTGTTCAAATTTTAAACCTGAATAATCAAAAACAGCCCGATTGAAATAATTAAGATTTCCCTCTATATCAGCTGTCCAGATAAACTGCGGCATCGAGTCTGCCAAAGTCCTGAATTTTCCTTCACTCGTTTTTAAAGCAAATTCAACTTCTTTTCGATCGGTAATATCAATAACCACATTAAGCGCGCCTGTTACATTTCCGGCACTATCAAAAATCGGCTGTGGATTTGCAATAACATGTCTCAAAGTTCCATCCGGTCGTTTCACATAAGCCTCTGCCGTCAATGAACGCTTCTCTCTCAACGCCGGTCCCATCGGGCATTCAGCATGCGGAAGGAATTCGCCATCCAGCGTATACATTTCATAAGATCCGCACCACAGATCTTTGCCTAATTCCGGCTCTCTGCCCCATAACTTCACCGCAGCTTTGTTGTACAAATTCACCAGGCCGTCAGCATCAACCGTATACACCGCAACAGGCAGCGTTTCGATCAGATCCTTATATCGTTTTTCACTTTCTTCAATGATTTTCTCTGCTTCTTTTTGCTTCGAAATATCCATCATTGTACCAAGCATACGATGCGGTTTCCCATCCTGATCAAAAATTACCTTACCCTGAGTTCTTACCCAGTGCAAAGAATGATCCGGATGTTCCACACGGGCTTCATAATAGTAAATCCCGGTTTTGAAAGCTATTTTATAAGCCTGCTCAATAATATCTTTGTCCTCAGCATAAATCTGGTCGCGGAGGTCCCAATGGGTGAGAACTTTGGTTTCCGGCTGTCCAAACAATTCGCTTAACCTTGGAGAATAAACGACTTGCCGGGTTTTTAAATTCAGATCCCAGGTTCCCAGTTGTGTTCCCTCTGTGGCAAGTCTAAGTCTTTCCACCGCGTCATTAACCTGTTGCCTGGCTTCAACTTTTTCGGTCACATTATTAACTGAAACCATGACACCGGAAACAGATCCGTCAATTTCATGGATTGGAGCGTATTGAAAATCAAGGTAATATATTTTCGGCCCTTCCGGCGTTTCTACAAAAGCCATCGCTTCGTTCTCACGGTAAGTAATTCCGTTAAAATAAACGTCCTTCAAAATCTGCGGAAATTTTTGGTCTATCAGTTCAGGAAAAACATCCAGAAGTTTTTTCCCCTGCACATCTTTCAATTCACGCTTCCATAGATCTTTCAGCATTGCTTCATTGGCAAGGCTGATCACCATATCTTCACCCTCAAAAATTGCTTTGGCAAATTGTGATTGTGCTACAAGATTCCGAAATCTGGTTTCACTTTGCTGCAAGGCTTTTTTTGCCTTTACCTGCTGAGTTACTTCTGTTGCAACCACAATTATTCCGCCAATGGCTCCATCAGTTTCAAGAAGCGGCTGGTAAACGAAATTAAAATAACAGGTTTCCTTAATACCGGAACGGCGCAAAATCACTTCAAACTCATTTCCGTAATAGGGAATGCCGGTTGTCAGTATACCTTGCAGGATCGGATTTACACGGTCTTTTACCTCCGGAAGAGAATCAAATAAGGATTTTCCTACAAAATCTTCTTCTGTTTTATCTACAATTTCAAGATAAGTTGCATTTGCCATTTCGACGATCAGCTCCCGTCCGCGTAATATGATCATACCGACAGGCGCCTGCATCATCGTATTACGAAACTTGCTTTCGCTGTTGTCTTCCTGCTTTTTTGCCTTTGCGGCGTTTTCGATTTCAGTTTTTACCCGTTCATCAAGCTCTACCAGCTTTTCGTGCAATTGAAGAAGTTCTTTGTAATTTACGCTAACCTGATCCGAAATCCCGTTTTCGTTCTGATCATTATTATTTGAGTTGACTTTAACCTCGACGACGGACAATAATGTGGTAAGATTGCCCGCAATAAATTCCATGGATGTTAATCCTTCACGCGCTTTTTCAACTTCTCCGTTTTTATAAAGGTTAATCAGTTCGTTGGCGCAGTCATGAATTTTATGATGAACTTTTTCAAGATCGTGCATCTCCGGAATATCCCCGTACTTTTCGAGTGCATGATTATATATCCATTTTCCAACTTCACATTCATGGTGACTTGTAACAGAAGACTCATCTGTCTCAGCGCCATATAGCATTGATCTGAGCCGTGTTTTAAATAAGATGTGTTTTGCCTTGGCTCTTTCGAAATCCAGTTCAAGTAAATTCATGCTTCAATCCTATTTTCTCACTAATAATAAAAGGGTCTGACTCTCTACCAGCTTGCTGCTAACATGGTGCCAATAGTGATATCAAAACTGAAAATAAAAATTTTCCTTGAATGTCTTAAATGGATGCTGGCGCCAGTCTATGGACAAAATATGCTGAATTGCCATTTTCAATTTTGGATATGATCCTGGCTTTCTAATGTAATAATTAGCCCCCTGATCATAAACCTTGTTGATCGTTTCCTCCTCTCCGCTTGTTGAAAAAATCACAACAGGAATATCCTTATATTTTCCCTCACTTCTGATTTCGCTCAAACATTCCAAACCATT
The nucleotide sequence above comes from Dyadobacter subterraneus. Encoded proteins:
- a CDS encoding PAS domain S-box protein, yielding MNLLELDFERAKAKHILFKTRLRSMLYGAETDESSVTSHHECEVGKWIYNHALEKYGDIPEMHDLEKVHHKIHDCANELINLYKNGEVEKAREGLTSMEFIAGNLTTLLSVVEVKVNSNNNDQNENGISDQVSVNYKELLQLHEKLVELDERVKTEIENAAKAKKQEDNSESKFRNTMMQAPVGMIILRGRELIVEMANATYLEIVDKTEEDFVGKSLFDSLPEVKDRVNPILQGILTTGIPYYGNEFEVILRRSGIKETCYFNFVYQPLLETDGAIGGIIVVATEVTQQVKAKKALQQSETRFRNLVAQSQFAKAIFEGEDMVISLANEAMLKDLWKRELKDVQGKKLLDVFPELIDQKFPQILKDVYFNGITYRENEAMAFVETPEGPKIYYLDFQYAPIHEIDGSVSGVMVSVNNVTEKVEARQQVNDAVERLRLATEGTQLGTWDLNLKTRQVVYSPRLSELFGQPETKVLTHWDLRDQIYAEDKDIIEQAYKIAFKTGIYYYEARVEHPDHSLHWVRTQGKVIFDQDGKPHRMLGTMMDISKQKEAEKIIEESEKRYKDLIETLPVAVYTVDADGLVNLYNKAAVKLWGREPELGKDLWCGSYEMYTLDGEFLPHAECPMGPALREKRSLTAEAYVKRPDGTLRHVIANPQPIFDSAGNVTGALNVVIDITDRKEVEFALKTSEGKFRTLADSMPQFIWTADIEGNLNYFNRAVFDYSGLKFEQIQKDGWLQMVHPDDRGINIQLWSEAIGSGKEFVHEHRFRKFDGEYRWQLSRAIPQKDTDGVIQMWVGTSTDIHDSKLFIDELEAKVQQRTRELTVTNDELIRTNIELGQFAYVASHDLQEPLRKIQTFATRIMETEKNNLSDRGKDYFNRMQASSTRMQQLIVDLLAFSRANAVEKNFEHTDLNLLLQNVQEQLNESIQQKGAIITSTNLPSLNVIVYQFEQLFTNLITNSLKFVKNGVRPEINITAGIIAGRDLEYVEANPENDYHYLSFSDNGIGFDPQFKERIFQVFQRLHNKNSYEGTGIGLAICKKIVDNHLGIITAISNPDEGATFIIYIPVA
- a CDS encoding response regulator; its protein translation is MNKIERKYIFLVDDDEDDCLLFEDALREVCDTTELRTANDGVELMDILENKIPPTPDVIFLDLNMPKKNGLECLSEIRSEGKYKDIPVVIFSTSGEEETINKVYDQGANYYIRKPGSYPKLKMAIQHILSIDWRQHPFKTFKENFYFQF